In Gymnogyps californianus isolate 813 chromosome 1, ASM1813914v2, whole genome shotgun sequence, the following are encoded in one genomic region:
- the SVOPL gene encoding putative transporter SVOPL produces the protein MEIMLIAVVSPLIRCEWQLQDWQVALVTTMVFFGYMVFSVALGLLADRYGRWKILLLSFLWAAYFSLLTSFAPSYIWFLFLRAMVGGGVSGHAQGLIIKAEFLPTKYRGYMLPLSQVFWLAGSLLIIGLASVVNPTIGWRWLIRTASIPGILLILVFKFIPESARYNISTGNVAAALATLRRIAKMNGAAMPEGVLREPAKERRGRFKDLIHPKYLRTTLQIWIIWLGIAFAYYGVILASAELLERDLVCGSAAPPVQDSGDDSEESHSPCHCRLFGPAAYQSMIISTVGEIALNPLNILSINFLGRRLSLCITMGCTALFFLLLNICTSSTGLTGFLFMLRALVSANFNTIYIYTAEVYPTTMRALGMGTSGSLCRVGAMVAPFISQVLMSASFIGALCLFSSVCVVCAISAFTLPIETKGRALQQVK, from the exons ATGGAGATCATGCTGATAGCTGTTGTGTCCCCTCTCATCCGATGTGAGTGGCAGCTTCAAGACTGGCAGGTGGCCTTAGTGACAACG ATGGTGTTTTTTGGCTACATGGTCTTCAGCGTAGCACTCGGGCTCCTGGCCGACAGGTATGGCCGCTGGAAG ATTCTGCTGCTCTCATTCCTCTGGGCAGCCTATTTCTCCCTGCTGACCTCGTTTGCCCCATCCTACATCTGGTTCCTGTTCCTGCGGGCTATGGTAGGAGGTGGCGTGTCGGGCCACGCGCAAGG GCTTATCATAAAAGCCGAATTTTTGCCCACCAAATACCGAGGATACATGTTGCCCTTATCTCAG GTGTTTTGGTTGGCAGGATCCTTGTTGATCATTGGCCTGGCATCGGTGGTGAACCCAACCATTGGCTGGCGGTGGCTGATCAGAACTGCCTCCATCCCCGGCATCCTTCTCATCCTGGTGTTCAAG TTCATCCCAGAGTCAGCACGGTACAACATCTCCACGGGAAACGTGGCTGCTGCCCTGGCCACGCTGCGGAGGATAGCCAAGATGAACGGGGCAGCGATGCCCGAGGGGGTGCTGAGGGAGCCCGCCAAG gaaaggagaggaagattCAAGGACCTCATCCACCCCAAATACCTCAGAACCACTTTGCAGATATGGATCATATG GCTTGGCATAGCTTTTGCTTATTATGGTGTCATCTTGGCCAGTGCTGAGTTACTGGAGCGGGACCTCGTCTGTGGCTCCGCGGCACCACCAGTGCAGGACTCTGGCGATGACTCCGAGGAGAGCCACAGCCCCTGCCACTGCCGCTTGTTTGGGCCTGCTGCCTACCAGTCCATGATCATCAGCACAGTCGGAGAGATCGCAC TAAATCCTTTGAACATTCTCAGCATCAATTTCCTCGGAAGACGACTGAGCCTCTGTATCACTATGGGATGTACGGCcctgttctttcttctccttaatATCTGCACCTCGAG CACAGGCCTGACTGGGTTTCTCTTCATGCTGCGTGCCTTGGTTTCGGCAAACTTCAACACTATCTACATTTACACAGCAGAG GTTTATCCCACCACAATGCGAGCCCTGGGGATGGGAACAAGTGGGTCATTGTGCCGTGTTGGAGCTATGGTGGCCCCATTTATATCACAA GTCCTTATGAGTGCTTCGTTCATTGGGGCCCTGTGTCTTTTCTCATCTGTGTGCGTCGTGTGTGCAATCTCTGCGTTCACACTGCCCATCGAGACCAAGGGCAGGGCACTGCAG cAAGTAAAATGA